Proteins from a single region of Candidatus Thermodiscus eudorianus:
- a CDS encoding geranylgeranylglycerol-phosphate geranylgeranyltransferase has protein sequence MNRIKECLRLVRIANSLMVGLAVLVGLAIVTRGDLLGLGVKALALAYITGCCVSASSMVLNDIVDVEIDRVNQPNRPLVAGTISARTAWLCYLATSTAGITASLLLGPWPLVVAVLGWLVGSVYDVWGKRSGFPGNLMVAFSTSLPFPYAMAVAGVWTPTITVFWVMVFLTVLGREIAKDIADVEGDRRAGARTLPIILGEGPSSIIAGALYLAAVLLSPLPVYWHAVHPLAYTIFVAVVDAILIYEALRLARNHSREMIYVHKRNILLAMLLGLLGFMAGSIAG, from the coding sequence TTGAACCGTATCAAAGAGTGCTTAAGGCTGGTGAGGATAGCCAATAGCCTCATGGTGGGCTTAGCGGTACTCGTGGGCCTAGCGATTGTAACTAGAGGCGACTTGCTGGGACTAGGCGTTAAGGCACTGGCTCTAGCCTACATAACAGGTTGCTGCGTCTCCGCTAGCTCCATGGTCCTCAACGATATAGTAGATGTGGAGATCGACCGTGTAAACCAGCCCAATAGGCCCCTGGTGGCCGGCACCATAAGCGCGAGGACCGCGTGGCTATGCTATCTAGCGACGAGCACCGCAGGCATAACGGCCTCACTATTGCTGGGCCCGTGGCCCCTGGTGGTGGCGGTATTGGGGTGGCTTGTCGGCAGCGTATACGACGTCTGGGGTAAGAGGAGCGGATTTCCAGGCAACCTGATGGTCGCCTTCTCCACGTCTCTTCCCTTCCCATACGCCATGGCGGTCGCTGGCGTTTGGACACCGACTATAACAGTGTTCTGGGTCATGGTGTTCCTAACAGTACTCGGGAGGGAGATAGCAAAGGACATAGCCGATGTAGAGGGTGATAGGAGGGCCGGAGCGCGCACCCTCCCGATAATACTCGGAGAGGGTCCCTCTTCGATCATAGCAGGAGCACTTTACCTGGCGGCGGTACTGCTAAGCCCTCTCCCGGTATACTGGCATGCAGTCCACCCCCTCGCCTACACCATCTTCGTGGCGGTTGTAGACGCGATACTAATCTATGAAGCGCTACGGCTAGCCAGGAACCACTCCAGGGAAATGATATACGTCCACAAGAGAAACATACTCCTAGCGATGCTACTGGGGCTACTAGGTTTCATGGCGGGCTCGATCGCGGGGTAA